A part of Catenulispora sp. GP43 genomic DNA contains:
- a CDS encoding NAD-binding protein, with protein MGDLFIVVGGNALANRLTVELTRQYGVRTAAIVPAQETPYTIQIARVLGAENTITDAYVSEEALRQAGIDQAQAIAFVDGDDRTNIHAAMRAAALRPGIRVVIRMFNQRLGVHIAQLVDNCTVLSASATAAPAFVNAALQRPHSVSAGGRALRVAIGPDIDMRQTPFLIADGIDRDRQSEIEMLPVAAARSRTREWMLLQERSPRHAALQFLDVTDMVVQGNVYKASPAARLLWRASDTLKFFTSAKLRTILMAAVATLVVSFTGIWLLARPFGWAVYESLLDVAGSAVPDTYGQPSSVGGNLQRLFQVAITLSGIVLMPVVTAVFVESTATRRSVRTRQPSTGLRGHVVVVGLGNAGTRVTALFRELGVPVVGIERDADARGIAAARGLDVPAVVGDRPIDDALRRAQIGRARAVVAVTGDDVTNLEAALEARAINREVRVVVRLFDDDFASHVYKEFGNTASRSVSYLAAPAFAAAMMGREVLGTLSVYRKVLLIAEVAVEAGSELAGREQHDLDKPGLTRVLAVRRAGSTAFDWSGADRGRVLVAGDRLILAATRAGFGALAGRVGDGNEGNTEAEPESGD; from the coding sequence ATGGGGGACTTGTTCATCGTGGTAGGGGGCAACGCCCTCGCCAACAGGCTCACGGTCGAGTTGACCCGACAGTACGGCGTCCGGACGGCGGCCATCGTGCCCGCCCAGGAGACGCCGTACACCATCCAGATCGCCAGGGTGCTCGGCGCGGAGAACACGATCACCGACGCCTACGTGTCGGAGGAGGCCCTGCGCCAGGCCGGGATCGACCAGGCGCAGGCGATCGCCTTCGTCGACGGCGACGACCGGACCAACATCCACGCCGCCATGCGCGCCGCGGCCCTGCGCCCCGGTATCAGGGTCGTGATCCGGATGTTCAACCAGCGGCTCGGGGTGCACATCGCGCAGCTGGTGGACAACTGCACGGTGCTGTCGGCGTCGGCCACGGCCGCGCCGGCGTTCGTCAACGCCGCCCTGCAACGCCCGCACTCGGTCAGCGCGGGAGGCCGGGCGCTGCGGGTCGCGATCGGCCCAGACATCGACATGCGGCAGACGCCGTTCCTGATCGCCGACGGCATCGACCGGGACCGGCAGTCCGAGATCGAGATGTTGCCGGTGGCGGCGGCGCGCAGCCGCACCCGGGAGTGGATGCTGTTGCAGGAGCGCTCGCCGCGGCACGCGGCGCTCCAGTTCCTGGACGTCACCGACATGGTGGTGCAAGGGAACGTGTACAAGGCCTCGCCGGCGGCCCGCCTGCTGTGGCGCGCGTCGGACACGCTGAAGTTCTTCACCAGCGCCAAGCTGCGGACGATCCTGATGGCGGCGGTGGCCACGCTGGTGGTGTCGTTCACCGGGATCTGGTTGCTGGCGCGGCCGTTCGGCTGGGCCGTGTACGAGTCCTTGCTCGACGTCGCCGGTTCCGCGGTCCCGGACACCTACGGCCAGCCGAGCTCGGTCGGCGGGAACCTGCAGCGGTTGTTCCAGGTGGCGATCACGCTGTCCGGCATCGTGCTGATGCCGGTGGTGACCGCGGTGTTCGTGGAGAGCACCGCGACCCGGCGCAGCGTCCGCACCCGGCAGCCGAGCACGGGCCTGCGCGGCCATGTCGTGGTGGTCGGCCTCGGCAACGCCGGCACCCGAGTCACGGCGCTGTTCCGCGAGCTCGGCGTTCCGGTGGTGGGCATCGAGCGCGACGCCGACGCCCGCGGGATCGCGGCGGCGCGCGGCCTGGACGTCCCGGCGGTGGTCGGCGACCGGCCGATCGACGACGCGCTGCGCCGCGCGCAGATCGGCCGGGCCCGCGCGGTCGTGGCGGTCACCGGCGACGACGTGACCAACCTGGAGGCGGCGCTGGAGGCCCGGGCCATCAACCGCGAGGTGCGGGTCGTGGTGCGGCTGTTCGACGACGACTTCGCCTCGCACGTCTACAAGGAGTTCGGCAACACCGCCTCCCGCTCGGTGTCCTACCTCGCGGCCCCGGCCTTCGCCGCCGCGATGATGGGACGCGAGGTGCTGGGGACGCTGTCGGTGTATCGCAAAGTCCTGCTGATCGCCGAGGTCGCCGTCGAGGCCGGCTCGGAGCTGGCCGGGCGGGAGCAGCACGACCTGGACAAGCCGGGCCTGACCAGGGTCCTGGCGGTGCGGCGGGCCGGGAGCACGGCGTTCGACTGGTCGGGGGCCGACCGCGGGCGGGTACTGGTGGCCGGCGACCGGCTGATCCTGGCGGCCACGCGCGCCGGTTTCGGCGCGCTGGCGGGGCGCGTCGGAGACGGGAATGAGGGGAATACGGAAGCGGAGCCGGAATCAGGAGACTGA
- a CDS encoding DUF4190 domain-containing protein: MYPSYTSGYYGPPLLRKQTSGLAVTGMVLGILSLLLFWASLLAPLLAILGIVFSLTGISQGSKPGWTGTGMAVAGLVCSLLTAAIWVMLAVILATLIA, encoded by the coding sequence GTGTATCCCAGCTACACCAGCGGCTACTACGGGCCGCCGCTGCTTCGGAAGCAGACCAGCGGTCTGGCGGTCACCGGCATGGTGCTCGGGATTCTCAGTCTGCTGCTGTTCTGGGCGTCGCTGCTGGCGCCGTTGCTCGCGATCCTGGGGATCGTCTTCAGCCTGACCGGGATATCGCAGGGTTCGAAGCCCGGCTGGACCGGTACGGGGATGGCCGTCGCCGGACTGGTGTGCTCCCTGCTCACCGCGGCGATCTGGGTCATGTTGGCGGTCATCCTGGCCACCCTCATCGCCTGA
- a CDS encoding SCO5389 family protein codes for MSLDVAPHLLEQAEAGEVDQTAFADTVAASLPYAHTMVEKLAAELHADPAKQFADNQIAPSEAERGQLLRALASDSIRGSLERRFAVKLAFQNCHRVAVFRPEAADSEAYRRFTSERAQILNQSPEFRDC; via the coding sequence ATGTCCCTGGACGTCGCACCCCACCTGCTCGAGCAGGCCGAGGCCGGCGAGGTGGACCAGACCGCGTTCGCCGACACCGTCGCGGCCTCGCTCCCGTACGCCCACACCATGGTCGAGAAGCTCGCCGCGGAACTGCACGCCGACCCCGCCAAGCAGTTCGCGGACAACCAGATCGCCCCGTCCGAGGCCGAGCGCGGCCAACTCCTGCGCGCTCTGGCCTCCGATTCCATCCGCGGCAGCCTGGAACGGCGCTTCGCGGTGAAGCTCGCCTTCCAGAACTGCCACCGCGTCGCGGTGTTCCGTCCGGAGGCCGCCGACTCGGAGGCGTACCGGCGTTTCACGTCGGAGCGGGCGCAGATCCTGAACCAGTCGCCGGAGTTCCGGGACTGCTGA
- a CDS encoding LuxR C-terminal-related transcriptional regulator has protein sequence MTIALPGPAPRPRPLPADEPLSPEDYRRAVGVVEAVDRAGDLAEFRERLVTALQSWFGYNGVTVLHGDTASDAVENGCGVLAGYSAEFLRTYDAEGWARRDPFRDEAFLRWLGEVGVVRLTDVADGSRFRDEFLLPRGIADKAAMLVDAAPSGVLWVGLAVPALGMAGAGRVPDRDLAVLRVLRRHLTPLAVEQLARHRSREASRGDWDLTPREWDVADLAAQGLTNRQIAARLFIGVDTVKKHLTRVLAATSCGSRTQLAVLFTARDTPS, from the coding sequence GTGACCATCGCGCTGCCCGGCCCCGCGCCGCGTCCCCGCCCCCTGCCCGCCGACGAGCCGCTGAGTCCGGAGGACTACCGGCGGGCGGTCGGGGTGGTGGAGGCCGTCGACCGGGCCGGGGATCTCGCCGAGTTCCGGGAGCGGCTGGTCACGGCGTTGCAGAGCTGGTTCGGCTACAACGGCGTGACGGTGCTGCACGGCGACACCGCGTCCGACGCGGTCGAGAACGGCTGCGGGGTGCTGGCCGGGTATTCGGCCGAGTTCCTGCGCACCTATGACGCCGAGGGCTGGGCCCGGCGGGACCCGTTCCGCGACGAGGCCTTCCTGCGGTGGCTGGGCGAGGTCGGCGTCGTGCGGCTGACCGACGTGGCCGACGGCTCCCGCTTCCGCGACGAGTTCCTGCTGCCGCGCGGGATCGCCGACAAGGCCGCGATGCTCGTCGACGCCGCGCCGTCCGGGGTGCTCTGGGTCGGCCTCGCGGTCCCGGCGCTGGGGATGGCCGGGGCGGGCCGCGTCCCCGACCGCGACCTCGCCGTGCTCCGTGTGCTGCGCCGGCACCTGACGCCGCTGGCCGTCGAGCAACTGGCGCGGCACCGCTCGCGCGAGGCGTCGCGCGGCGACTGGGACCTGACGCCGCGCGAGTGGGACGTCGCGGACCTCGCCGCGCAGGGGCTGACCAACCGGCAGATCGCGGCGCGGCTGTTCATCGGCGTGGACACCGTGAAGAAGCACCTGACGCGCGTCCTGGCCGCCACCTCCTGCGGCAGCCGGACCCAGCTCGCGGTGCTGTTCACCGCGCGCGACACGCCGAGCTGA
- a CDS encoding SDR family NAD(P)-dependent oxidoreductase — MDTMTDAIHTPRRWFITGANSGFGLALVHAALAAGDEVVAAVRRPETMTELAAASAGRVSVVELDVGKHEQLAAAVEAAGRIDVLVNNAGFGILGAIEETSQAELRNAMEVMFFAPLELTRLVLPQMRARRSGTVIQLTSMGGMLAFPGVGAYCAAKGALELASEALAGEVAPLGINVLIVEPGAFRTGFAAPAALQAVDARIADYDATAGATRDGLPTSHGAQEGDPAKAAAAVLEVLEWKEPPLRLALGNDAVDEIRKKLAAVGADLDATEHLGRAMGA; from the coding sequence ATGGACACCATGACAGACGCGATCCACACCCCCCGCCGCTGGTTCATCACCGGCGCGAACAGCGGCTTCGGCCTGGCCCTGGTCCACGCCGCCCTGGCGGCCGGCGACGAGGTGGTGGCCGCCGTCCGCCGCCCGGAGACGATGACCGAACTGGCGGCGGCATCGGCGGGGCGCGTATCAGTGGTCGAACTCGACGTCGGCAAGCACGAGCAACTCGCGGCCGCCGTCGAGGCCGCGGGCCGCATCGACGTCCTGGTGAACAACGCCGGCTTCGGCATCCTCGGCGCCATCGAGGAGACCAGCCAGGCCGAACTCCGCAACGCCATGGAAGTGATGTTCTTCGCCCCGCTCGAACTGACCCGCCTGGTCCTGCCCCAGATGCGGGCCCGCCGCAGCGGCACCGTCATCCAGCTGACCAGCATGGGCGGCATGCTCGCCTTCCCTGGCGTCGGCGCCTATTGCGCCGCCAAGGGCGCCCTGGAACTGGCCAGCGAGGCCCTGGCCGGCGAGGTGGCCCCACTGGGAATCAACGTCCTGATCGTCGAACCGGGCGCCTTCCGCACCGGCTTCGCCGCCCCGGCCGCGCTCCAGGCCGTGGACGCCCGCATCGCCGACTACGACGCCACCGCCGGCGCCACGCGCGACGGCCTGCCGACCTCGCACGGCGCGCAGGAGGGCGACCCGGCGAAGGCCGCCGCCGCGGTGCTCGAGGTGCTGGAGTGGAAGGAGCCGCCGCTGCGCCTCGCGCTGGGGAACGACGCGGTGGACGAGATCCGGAAGAAGCTGGCGGCGGTCGGCGCCGATCTCGATGCGACGGAACATCTGGGACGCGCGATGGGGGCGTGA
- a CDS encoding carbohydrate kinase family protein, protein MSQDTEVEFDVMVVGGAGIDTIVRVPDLPLPYADSLLVDPIESYVAHTGTAVALGARALGLRVKFVDFLGQDPFGDLVRRRFAEERLDFSWLPSAAGTTRAVNLVSADGRRMSFYDPRGVAGQRLPEDFYEDWLARTRHVHVCIADHARHVLPSALRHTATISTDLHDWDGVADHHKDFAYAADHVFMSAANLGEGARRDAALADVLARGRARTVVATDGARGAYLALRDVPGVRHFPAVTPPAPVVDSNGAGDAFVTGFMSGVLRGAPVEECMRRGLACGAFACTVHGTAERFAGEADLG, encoded by the coding sequence GTGTCGCAGGATACTGAAGTCGAGTTCGATGTCATGGTGGTCGGCGGCGCGGGGATCGACACGATCGTCCGCGTCCCGGACCTGCCGCTGCCGTACGCGGACTCGCTGCTGGTGGACCCGATCGAGTCCTACGTCGCGCACACCGGCACGGCCGTGGCCCTCGGAGCGAGGGCGCTGGGCCTGCGGGTGAAGTTCGTGGACTTCCTCGGCCAGGACCCCTTCGGCGACCTGGTCCGCCGCCGCTTCGCCGAGGAGAGGCTGGACTTCTCCTGGCTCCCGTCGGCCGCCGGCACCACGCGCGCGGTGAACCTGGTGTCCGCCGACGGCCGGCGCATGTCGTTCTACGACCCGCGCGGCGTGGCGGGCCAGCGCCTGCCGGAGGACTTCTACGAGGACTGGCTCGCGCGGACGCGGCACGTCCACGTGTGCATCGCCGACCACGCACGCCACGTGCTGCCGTCGGCGCTCCGGCACACCGCGACGATCTCGACGGACCTCCACGACTGGGACGGCGTCGCGGACCACCACAAGGACTTCGCCTACGCCGCGGACCACGTGTTCATGAGCGCGGCGAACCTGGGCGAGGGCGCCCGGCGGGACGCGGCGCTCGCGGACGTGCTGGCCCGAGGCCGGGCCCGAACCGTCGTGGCCACGGACGGCGCGCGCGGGGCGTACCTGGCGCTGCGCGACGTCCCCGGCGTCCGCCACTTCCCGGCGGTCACGCCGCCGGCGCCGGTGGTGGACAGCAACGGGGCCGGCGACGCGTTCGTGACCGGGTTCATGTCCGGGGTGCTGCGCGGGGCGCCGGTGGAGGAGTGCATGCGGCGCGGGCTGGCGTGCGGGGCTTTCGCCTGCACGGTTCACGGGACGGCGGAGCGGTTCGCCGGGGAGGCGGATCTCGGCTGA
- a CDS encoding LacI family DNA-binding transcriptional regulator: MGAMTDNASLPSTARLADIAAQAKVSEATVSRVLNGKPGVAAATRQAVLAALDVMGYERPTRLRQRTAALIGLIIPELDNPIFPAMAQAVERALTHHGYTPVLATVSPGGATEDDLVELLIEHGVAGIVFASGLHADTTASRDRYHRLSDRGVPFVLINGYAEGIAAPFISPDDALAARLSVNHLADLGHERIGLAVGPKRYVPVIRKIEGFTAALRDTLGVANPEEFVEYSLYGFEGGRAAAAKLLDKGCTGIVCASDMMALGAIAEVRARGMAVPGDISVVGYDDSPLIPYTDPPLTTVRQPVAAMGAAAVRALLEEVGGGHAPHTEFVFAPELVVRGSTGSGPRVRR; the protein is encoded by the coding sequence ATGGGCGCCATGACGGACAACGCCTCACTGCCCTCCACCGCACGACTCGCGGACATCGCCGCGCAGGCGAAGGTGAGCGAGGCGACGGTGAGCCGGGTGCTGAACGGCAAACCGGGGGTGGCCGCCGCCACCCGGCAGGCGGTGCTGGCGGCGCTGGACGTCATGGGCTACGAGCGGCCCACCCGGCTGCGCCAGCGCACCGCCGCCCTCATCGGCCTGATCATCCCGGAGCTGGACAACCCCATCTTCCCGGCGATGGCCCAGGCGGTGGAGCGGGCCCTGACCCACCACGGCTACACCCCGGTGCTGGCGACGGTCTCCCCGGGCGGCGCCACCGAGGACGACCTGGTGGAGTTGCTGATCGAGCACGGCGTCGCCGGCATCGTGTTCGCCTCCGGCCTGCACGCCGACACCACCGCCTCCCGCGACCGCTACCACCGGCTGTCCGACCGGGGCGTGCCCTTCGTCCTCATCAACGGCTACGCCGAGGGCATCGCGGCACCCTTCATCTCCCCGGACGACGCGCTGGCGGCCCGCCTGTCGGTGAACCACCTGGCCGACCTCGGCCACGAGCGCATCGGCCTGGCGGTCGGCCCGAAGCGCTACGTCCCGGTGATCCGCAAGATAGAGGGATTCACGGCGGCGCTGCGCGACACCCTGGGGGTGGCGAACCCCGAGGAGTTCGTCGAGTACTCGCTGTACGGCTTCGAAGGCGGCCGCGCGGCGGCGGCGAAGCTGCTGGACAAGGGCTGCACCGGCATCGTGTGCGCCTCGGACATGATGGCGCTCGGCGCCATCGCCGAGGTGCGCGCCCGCGGCATGGCCGTCCCGGGCGACATCTCGGTGGTCGGATACGACGACTCGCCGCTGATCCCGTACACCGACCCGCCGCTGACCACGGTGCGCCAGCCGGTCGCCGCCATGGGCGCGGCCGCGGTGCGCGCGCTGCTGGAGGAGGTCGGCGGCGGCCACGCCCCGCACACGGAGTTCGTGTTCGCACCGGAGCTGGTGGTGCGCGGGTCGACGGGGTCCGGGCCGCGGGTGCGGCGGTAG
- a CDS encoding glycoside hydrolase family 13 protein, which yields MTTETLAVEAVLASESGARRTDWWRDAVIYQVYIRSFADSNGDGVGDLPGIRSRLPYLADLGVDALWITPFFSSPMADFGYDVADYRAVDPVFGDLADFRALMTDAHARGLRIIVDLVPNHTSDQHAWFVEALAAPEGSAARDRYIFREGRGEHGELPPNDWESVFGGPAWTRTVNPDGTPGQWYLHLFAPAQPDLNWDLDEVRSEFLDVLRFWLDLGVDGFRIDVAHGMVKAPGLPDVGHADHVEMIGNAVLPFFDQDGVHEIYRAWRLLLDSYDGERIGVAEAWAPTPERLANYVRPDELHQAFNFDFLGRPFEAASLRTAIDHSLATAGSVGAPSTWVLSNHDMKRHVTRYGGGAVGRARARAAALLMLALPGSAYMYQGEELGLPEVLDIPVEFLVDPQGIQSGDPSKGRDGCRVPLPWTGEAPTYGFGPEGSTASWLPAPASWGGQSVEAESGDPGSMLELYRSALALRRQLPALGAETDDTVLVWLPAPEGVLAFRRGDGFVCTVNTGSAAVELPLPGTVLVASAEVSVTADRVVLPADSAAWWRI from the coding sequence ATGACAACCGAGACACTCGCCGTCGAAGCCGTCCTGGCGTCCGAATCCGGCGCCCGGCGCACCGACTGGTGGCGCGACGCGGTGATCTACCAGGTCTACATCCGCTCGTTCGCCGACTCGAACGGGGACGGGGTCGGCGACCTGCCGGGCATCCGCTCCCGGCTGCCGTACCTGGCCGACCTCGGCGTGGACGCGCTGTGGATCACGCCGTTCTTCTCCTCGCCGATGGCCGACTTCGGGTACGACGTCGCCGACTACCGCGCCGTGGACCCGGTCTTCGGCGACCTGGCCGACTTCCGGGCCCTGATGACCGACGCGCACGCCCGCGGCCTGCGCATCATCGTCGATCTGGTCCCGAACCACACCTCGGACCAGCACGCCTGGTTCGTGGAAGCACTGGCGGCGCCGGAGGGGAGCGCCGCCCGCGACCGCTACATCTTCCGCGAGGGCCGCGGCGAGCACGGCGAGCTGCCGCCGAACGACTGGGAATCGGTGTTCGGCGGCCCGGCCTGGACCCGGACCGTGAACCCCGACGGCACGCCCGGCCAGTGGTACCTGCACCTGTTCGCCCCCGCGCAGCCGGACCTGAACTGGGACCTGGACGAGGTGCGCTCGGAGTTCCTGGACGTCCTGCGCTTCTGGCTGGACCTCGGCGTCGACGGCTTCCGCATCGACGTCGCGCACGGCATGGTCAAGGCCCCCGGGCTCCCGGACGTCGGGCACGCCGACCACGTCGAGATGATCGGCAACGCGGTCCTGCCGTTCTTCGACCAGGACGGCGTGCACGAGATCTACCGCGCCTGGCGGCTGCTGCTGGATTCCTACGACGGCGAGCGCATCGGCGTGGCCGAGGCGTGGGCGCCGACGCCGGAGCGGCTGGCGAACTACGTCCGGCCGGACGAGCTGCACCAGGCCTTCAACTTCGACTTCCTGGGCCGGCCCTTCGAGGCCGCCTCCCTGCGGACCGCGATCGACCACTCGCTGGCCACCGCTGGCTCGGTCGGCGCGCCCTCGACCTGGGTGCTGTCGAACCATGACATGAAGCGGCACGTCACGCGTTACGGCGGCGGCGCCGTGGGCCGGGCGCGGGCCCGGGCCGCGGCGCTGCTGATGCTGGCGCTGCCGGGGTCGGCGTACATGTACCAGGGCGAGGAGCTCGGGCTGCCGGAGGTGCTGGACATCCCGGTGGAGTTCCTGGTGGACCCGCAGGGCATCCAGTCCGGCGACCCCTCGAAGGGCCGTGACGGCTGCCGTGTGCCGCTGCCGTGGACCGGCGAGGCGCCGACGTACGGCTTCGGGCCGGAGGGCTCCACGGCCTCGTGGCTGCCGGCGCCGGCGTCCTGGGGCGGGCAGTCGGTCGAAGCAGAGTCCGGCGACCCCGGCTCGATGCTGGAGCTGTACCGCTCGGCGCTCGCGCTGCGCCGGCAGCTGCCCGCGCTCGGCGCCGAGACCGACGACACGGTTTTGGTGTGGCTGCCCGCGCCCGAGGGCGTGCTGGCGTTCCGGCGCGGCGACGGGTTCGTCTGCACGGTGAACACCGGGTCGGCGGCGGTGGAGCTGCCGCTTCCGGGCACGGTGCTGGTGGCCTCGGCCGAGGTGTCGGTCACGGCCGACCGTGTCGTCCTGCCCGCAGACTCGGCCGCCTGGTGGCGGATCTAG
- a CDS encoding sugar ABC transporter permease produces the protein MSAATESVKPTESVKPTEPAKSAERGRSDRARGGVRTASRTKRSPLASIAIHATLIAASFIAVFPIAWVALTSLKTGNGQWAHPGDFSHLNFGNYTQVLENTDFLTWFRNSLIISLGTMVLGVFIAATCGYAVSRMRFPGFRATMWLLLVVQMFPVAVLIVPLYNIMSKLHLVNSFAGLILVYCTTAVPYCAWMLKGYFDTIPIDIDEAGKVDGLSPFGTFWRLVLPLARPGLAVVAFYSFLTAWAEVAFANTFMQSTDKYTLAVGLRTFVSQYTDQWGLMTAASVLIAIPAGVMFLLVQRNLVAGLTSGSAKG, from the coding sequence ATGAGCGCCGCCACCGAGTCCGTGAAGCCCACCGAGTCCGTGAAGCCCACTGAGCCCGCGAAGTCCGCCGAGCGGGGACGTTCCGACCGCGCGCGTGGTGGTGTGAGGACTGCCTCGCGCACCAAGCGCTCGCCGCTGGCGTCGATCGCGATCCACGCCACGCTGATCGCCGCGTCCTTCATCGCGGTGTTCCCGATCGCCTGGGTCGCGCTGACCTCGCTGAAGACCGGCAACGGCCAGTGGGCCCACCCCGGCGACTTCAGCCACCTGAACTTCGGCAACTACACCCAGGTGCTGGAGAACACCGACTTCCTCACCTGGTTCCGCAACTCGCTGATCATCTCGCTGGGCACCATGGTCCTGGGCGTGTTCATCGCGGCCACGTGCGGCTACGCCGTGTCCCGCATGCGCTTCCCGGGCTTCCGCGCCACCATGTGGCTGCTGCTGGTGGTCCAGATGTTCCCGGTCGCGGTGCTGATCGTGCCGCTGTACAACATCATGTCCAAGCTGCACCTGGTGAACTCCTTCGCCGGGCTGATCCTCGTGTACTGCACCACCGCGGTGCCGTACTGCGCGTGGATGCTCAAGGGCTACTTCGACACCATCCCGATCGACATCGACGAGGCCGGCAAGGTCGACGGGCTCTCGCCGTTCGGCACCTTCTGGCGCCTGGTGCTGCCGCTGGCCCGGCCGGGGCTGGCCGTCGTCGCCTTCTACTCCTTCCTCACCGCGTGGGCCGAGGTGGCCTTCGCCAACACGTTCATGCAGAGCACGGACAAGTACACGCTGGCCGTGGGCCTGCGCACCTTCGTCTCGCAGTACACCGACCAATGGGGCCTGATGACCGCGGCGTCGGTGCTGATCGCCATCCCGGCCGGCGTGATGTTCCTGCTCGTCCAGCGCAACCTGGTGGCCGGCCTGACCTCCGGCAGCGCCAAGGGCTGA
- a CDS encoding carbohydrate ABC transporter permease, whose amino-acid sequence MRPLKSLGRSFDKYWYGWAMAAPVVIVMLVLVGYPFVWGLYLSTTNADESNIGHDIGVNHIPPSYKSVGLHNYWDILSGNDGHFYSTLTWTLIWTFVNVFFHITIGLGLAVLLNRKIRFRGGYRLMLILPWAVPGFVAAFAWRLLYNDNGVFNSVLKYFGMHGVQWLAQPTSAKIAVIAVNVWLGVPFMMVSFLGGLQTIPKELYEAAEMDGASAWQRFRMVTLPGLRPVMMTVTLLGVIWTFNKFDVIFLLTGGGPAGSTDILVTHAYQIAFANIRQYAEAASYGVVILSMLLVFATVYRRSQAKLEVQA is encoded by the coding sequence ATGCGTCCACTCAAGAGCTTGGGCCGCTCGTTCGACAAATACTGGTACGGCTGGGCCATGGCGGCGCCGGTCGTCATCGTGATGCTGGTGCTGGTCGGCTACCCCTTCGTCTGGGGCCTGTACCTGTCGACCACCAACGCCGACGAGTCCAACATCGGCCACGACATCGGCGTGAACCACATCCCGCCGAGCTACAAGTCGGTCGGCCTGCACAACTACTGGGACATCCTGTCCGGCAACGACGGGCACTTCTACAGCACCCTGACCTGGACGCTGATCTGGACCTTCGTCAACGTCTTCTTCCACATCACCATAGGCCTGGGCCTGGCGGTCCTGCTGAACCGCAAGATCCGCTTCCGCGGCGGCTACCGGCTGATGCTGATCCTGCCGTGGGCGGTCCCCGGCTTCGTGGCGGCCTTCGCCTGGCGCCTGCTGTACAACGACAACGGCGTGTTCAACTCCGTGCTGAAGTACTTCGGGATGCACGGCGTGCAGTGGCTGGCCCAGCCCACCTCGGCGAAGATCGCGGTGATCGCGGTCAACGTCTGGTTGGGCGTGCCGTTCATGATGGTCTCCTTCCTCGGCGGTCTGCAGACCATCCCGAAGGAGCTCTACGAGGCCGCCGAGATGGACGGCGCCAGTGCCTGGCAGCGCTTCCGGATGGTGACGCTGCCCGGGCTGCGGCCGGTGATGATGACGGTGACGCTGCTCGGCGTCATCTGGACCTTCAACAAGTTCGACGTCATCTTCCTGCTCACCGGCGGGGGACCGGCCGGATCCACCGACATCCTGGTCACCCACGCCTACCAGATCGCGTTCGCGAACATCCGGCAGTACGCCGAGGCCGCCTCCTACGGTGTGGTGATCCTGTCGATGCTGCTCGTCTTCGCCACCGTCTACCGCCGCTCGCAGGCCAAGCTGGAGGTGCAGGCATGA